The following coding sequences are from one Tachysurus vachellii isolate PV-2020 chromosome 7, HZAU_Pvac_v1, whole genome shotgun sequence window:
- the LOC132848655 gene encoding amino acid transporter heavy chain SLC3A2-like — translation MSKDTEMKEVELNELEQEKQSMNTDTEKNGCVKVKLPEEKEVKFTGLTKEELMRVAGTTGWVRTRWVLLVLFWLGWVGMLAGAVVIIVQAPRCKPIPEMHWWNEGPLYQISDVNSFSDGIKGIENKLDSLNQLKVKGLILGPVHTVQADQISTLNLKEIDPEVGSEKDLDSLLERAHKKGISIVLDLTPNYKAAKAWFGNIDFASDKLMEACAYWLQKGVDGFLFSDVSHVAFTDTWQSIQNVVHSNTREGTKKIALIVSVTKQPSEYVSQLLERVDLLLTRLSGIDLSGVQQAEVMAKLYSNHSSLAWSLNKNTSDLPTSFYHMLLFTLPGTPVFNRGDEVGLKEGESLTEIWDLENPAEENNETAKTIRAERSAVRSFFKSLSDLRGKERALLHGEYTTLHSSSSSFAFLRLWDQSERFITAINWGNSPVTIIMTDGDLPAEARVRLSTDTEKLAVDSMVPLDKLQLEAKQAVLLSYPYAG, via the exons ACAGTCAATGAACACAGACACGGAGAAGAACGGCTGTGTAAAAGTGAAGTTGCCGGAGGAAAAAGAGGTCAAGTTCACCGGCCTGACTAAAGAAGAGCTAATGAGAGTAGCAGGCACTACAGG ATGGGTACGGACTCGCTGGGTATTGTTGGTTCTGTTCTGGCTCGGCTGGGTTGGTATGCTGGCCGGGGCAGTGGTCATCATTGTTCAGGCTCCACGGTGTAAACCCATCCCTGAAATGCACTGGTGGAACGAGGGGCCACTCTACCAGATATCTGATGTGAACAGCTTCTCTGACGGCATTAAAG GAATAGAAAACAAGCTGGACAGTCTGAACCAGCTGAAGGTGAAAGGGTTGATCCTGGGCCCAGTGCACACTGTTCAGGCAGACCAAATAAGTACACTGAATTTGAAAGAAATTGACCCTGAGGTGGGCAGTGAGAAGGACCTGGACAGCCTGCTAGAAAGAGCCCACAAGAAGG GTATCTCCATAGTACTGGATCTGACACCCAACTATAAGGCAGCTAAAGCTTGGTTTGGCAATATTGATTTTGCTTCTGACAAACTTATG GAGGCTTGTGCCTACTGGCTCCAAAAAGGAGTGGATGGCTTTCTCTTTTCTGATGTAAGCCATGTTGCTTTTACTGATACTTGGCAGTCCATCCAGAATGTTGTTCATTCCAACACCAGAGAAGGgactaaaaaaat tGCTCTGATAGTTTCAGTCACCAAGCAGCCTTCAGAATATGTCTCTCAGCTGCTGGAGAGAGTTGATCTGTTGCTAACCAGACTGTCAGGTATTGATCTGTCTGGGGTTCAGCAAGCTGAGGTCATGGCCAAGCTCTACTCCAACCACTCCAGCCTTGCCTGGAGCCTGAATAAAAACACTTCAGATTTGCCCACGAGCTTCTACCATATGCTGCTCTTCACCCTGCCTGGTACTCCAGTGTTCAATAGAGGAGATGAGGTTGGACTAAAGGAGGGG gaatCTCTTACTGAAATTTGGGACTTGGAAAATCCAGCTGAGGAGAACAACGAAACAGCAAAG ACTATAAGAGCAGAACGCAGCGCAGTGCGAAGCTTCTTTAAGTCTCTCAGTGACCTTAGAGGTAAAGAAAGAGCTTTGCTGCATGGTGAATACACCACTCTACACAGCTCAAGTTCCTCATTTGCATTCCTCCGCCTGTGGGATCAGAGTGAACGCTTCATTACCGCCATAAACTGGGGCAATTCCCCTGTCACAATAATAATGACCGACGGAGATCTGCCTGCTGAGGCCCGTGTCCGTCTCAGTACAGATACAGAGAAGCTAGCTGTGGACAGCATGGTGCCTTTGGATAAACTGCAGCTAGAAGCCAAACAAGCTGTTTTATTGTCTTATCCTTATGCAGGATAA